One window of Lagenorhynchus albirostris chromosome 16, mLagAlb1.1, whole genome shotgun sequence genomic DNA carries:
- the LOC132506764 gene encoding ORM1-like protein 1: MNVGAAHSEVNPNTHVMNSRGMWLTYALGVGLLHIVLLSVLPFFSVPVAWTLTNVIHNLGMYVFLHAVKRTPFETPDQGKARLLTHWEQLDYGVQFTSSRKFFTISPIILYFLASFYMKYDPTHFILNTASLLSVLIPKMPQLHGVRIFGINKY, encoded by the coding sequence ATGAATGTTGGAGCTGCCCACAGTGAGGTGAATCCAAATACCCATGTAATGAACAGCCGGGGTATGTGGCTGACATATGCTTTGGGAGTTGGCTTGCTTCATATCGTTTTACTCAGTGTTTTACCCTTCTTCAGTGTTCCTGTTGCTTGGACCTTAACAAATGTTATACATAATCTGGGCATGTATGTATTTCTGCATGCAGTAAAAAGAACACCATTTGAAACTCCTGACCAGGGTAAAGCGAGGCTCCTAACTCATTGGGAACAACTGGACTATGGAGTACAGTTTACATCTTCAAGGAAGTTTTTCACAATTTCTCCAATAATTCTATATTTTCTGGCAAGTTTCTATATGAAGTATGATCCAACTCACTTCATCTTAAACACAGCTTCTCTCCTGAGCGTGCTAATTCCCAAAATGCCACAGCTACATGGTGTTCGGATCTTTGGAATTAATAAGTATTGA